In uncultured Fibrobacter sp., a single genomic region encodes these proteins:
- a CDS encoding pentapeptide repeat-containing protein — MKRVSKFGLCLLSALALNAFAQDNWAGKDLNVSFSNKRIDGFNFENAKAVAHTTDFRRATGEGPNFTGANLTEVSFQNAVISGASFKNANLTKATISGADIRASSFKGANMEEANLYRATLLDSEFPQTNLKNARLDAMKVSDKADFSKSDLTQASVMDVDLTAADFYKANLTHANFSRSLMANSDLRKTTLVKTDFTACNLIAANFKGVDLIDVNFSKAGLSQANFSGAEFKNVNLKEADLSLTTFNDVDLSKTQLQKAKFAQSTLKNMSFDNQDLTGVVFDKGSVSKSSFVKSKLSKASFYDTEVSKNSFQNAELLKAVFDGAYVRKDIFDKADLTKANFANSTIERSDFILAQLSGVSFAGAKLEMVNFTNANMQGIKIDADTKMNDVDFSGANLEGAKIEKFTAKKVIYDNKTVFPSGFDPRQYGFTKRGEKAADIKVEGSGSSKKKKKKSDDDE; from the coding sequence ATGAAGAGAGTATCTAAGTTCGGCCTGTGCCTGCTGAGCGCACTCGCACTCAACGCTTTCGCCCAAGACAACTGGGCCGGCAAGGACCTTAACGTTTCTTTCAGTAACAAGCGTATCGACGGTTTCAACTTCGAAAACGCAAAAGCTGTCGCCCACACCACCGACTTCCGTCGTGCTACCGGCGAAGGTCCGAACTTTACAGGCGCAAACCTGACTGAAGTTTCTTTCCAGAACGCGGTGATTAGCGGTGCAAGCTTCAAGAACGCAAACCTCACTAAGGCAACCATTAGCGGTGCCGACATCCGCGCCTCCTCGTTCAAGGGCGCCAACATGGAAGAGGCCAACCTTTACCGTGCAACTCTCCTCGATAGCGAATTCCCGCAGACCAACCTGAAGAACGCCCGCCTCGACGCCATGAAGGTGTCCGACAAGGCTGACTTCAGCAAGTCGGACCTCACCCAGGCGTCCGTGATGGACGTGGACCTGACCGCAGCCGACTTCTACAAGGCTAACCTCACTCACGCAAACTTCTCGCGTTCCCTGATGGCTAACAGCGACCTGCGCAAGACGACTCTCGTGAAGACGGACTTTACCGCCTGTAACCTGATCGCCGCAAACTTCAAGGGCGTCGACCTGATCGACGTGAACTTCTCGAAGGCCGGTCTTTCCCAGGCCAACTTCAGTGGCGCTGAATTCAAGAACGTGAACCTGAAGGAAGCAGACCTTTCCTTGACGACCTTCAACGACGTCGACCTTTCCAAGACCCAGCTCCAGAAGGCCAAGTTCGCCCAGTCTACCCTGAAGAACATGAGCTTCGACAACCAGGACCTCACGGGCGTGGTGTTCGACAAGGGCTCCGTTTCCAAGTCCTCTTTCGTGAAGTCCAAGCTTTCCAAGGCTTCGTTCTACGATACCGAAGTGAGCAAGAACTCCTTCCAGAACGCAGAACTCCTGAAGGCCGTGTTCGACGGCGCCTACGTGCGTAAGGACATTTTCGACAAGGCTGACCTCACCAAGGCCAACTTTGCGAACTCCACCATCGAACGTTCCGACTTTATCCTCGCCCAGCTGTCCGGCGTAAGCTTCGCCGGTGCCAAGCTTGAAATGGTGAACTTCACGAACGCCAACATGCAGGGTATCAAGATTGACGCCGACACCAAGATGAACGATGTCGACTTCTCCGGTGCAAACCTCGAAGGCGCCAAGATTGAAAAGTTCACCGCCAAGAAGGTGATCTACGATAACAAGACGGTGTTCCCGTCCGGTTTCGATCCGCGTCAGTACGGCTTCACCAAGCGCGGTGAAAAGGCCGCCGACATCAAGGTCGAAGGCTCTGGTTCTTCTAAGAAGAAGAAAAAGAAGAGTGACGACGACGAGTAG
- the radA gene encoding DNA repair protein RadA produces MVALNKSKAKKEIEFLCTECGNTTPKWAGKCPFCGAWSSLKEHVVENVLDGGRASRGLGGPVHKIVPLKDVATEDTRRLSTANAEFDRVLGGGLAPGSLVLIGGDPGIGKSTLVLSTLATMTAAGVKTLYVSGEESAVQVKLRSERLNVAGSDMLLLCETSLEKILQQATEIKPQVLVVDSIQTVYKGDLSGTPGCATQLRECTLDLMVFAKNTGCITILIGHVTKDGQIAGPRILEHMVDTVVYFEGDRNHQYRLLRTIKNRFGATDEIGVFEMTGHGLSPVENPSRVFLQENVPPTPGSVVCCTLEGTRAMLFETQALVSSTTFAVPQRVAAGIDPKRLTIILALLEKFGGVVVGASDVFVSIAGGLKVSDTSSDLALALAIASNHLAIPLGRQAIVVGELGLSGEVRSVSLLEQRLKEARRLGMTEAVVPAGGRLPSETSGMKIVQVHTLSEAVNWLIDKK; encoded by the coding sequence ATGGTAGCACTAAATAAGTCTAAAGCAAAAAAAGAAATCGAGTTCCTTTGCACCGAATGTGGCAATACCACTCCCAAGTGGGCTGGAAAGTGCCCGTTCTGCGGTGCGTGGAGTAGCCTCAAGGAACATGTTGTCGAAAACGTTCTCGATGGCGGGCGAGCCTCCAGGGGCCTGGGTGGGCCGGTTCATAAGATTGTTCCGCTGAAGGATGTCGCTACCGAAGATACGCGGCGGCTGAGTACCGCCAATGCTGAATTTGACCGTGTGCTGGGGGGCGGACTTGCGCCAGGTTCCCTGGTGCTCATCGGTGGCGATCCTGGAATCGGTAAATCTACCCTGGTGCTTTCCACGCTCGCCACCATGACAGCCGCCGGCGTCAAGACGCTTTACGTGAGCGGCGAAGAGAGCGCCGTCCAGGTGAAACTCCGCAGCGAACGCCTGAACGTGGCGGGCTCCGATATGCTTCTGCTTTGCGAGACGAGCCTTGAAAAGATCCTGCAGCAGGCGACAGAAATCAAGCCGCAGGTGCTTGTTGTTGATTCTATCCAGACGGTCTACAAGGGGGATTTGTCGGGAACGCCGGGGTGCGCCACGCAACTTAGGGAATGTACGCTCGACCTGATGGTCTTTGCAAAGAATACGGGCTGCATTACCATTCTCATTGGGCATGTCACCAAGGACGGCCAAATTGCGGGTCCGCGCATCTTGGAGCACATGGTCGATACGGTGGTGTATTTCGAGGGCGACCGCAATCACCAATACAGGCTCTTGCGCACCATCAAGAACCGCTTCGGTGCAACGGATGAAATCGGCGTTTTCGAGATGACGGGGCACGGACTTTCGCCGGTCGAAAATCCGAGCCGTGTCTTTTTGCAAGAAAATGTTCCGCCCACGCCCGGAAGCGTTGTCTGCTGTACGCTAGAGGGCACCCGAGCTATGCTCTTTGAAACGCAGGCGCTGGTGAGTTCTACCACGTTTGCCGTACCGCAGCGCGTTGCCGCAGGGATAGACCCGAAACGGCTTACCATTATCCTTGCGCTTCTTGAAAAATTCGGCGGGGTAGTCGTCGGCGCTTCGGATGTATTCGTCTCGATTGCCGGCGGGCTGAAGGTTTCCGACACTTCTTCGGACCTCGCCCTCGCGCTTGCGATTGCAAGCAACCACCTCGCGATTCCGCTCGGTCGTCAAGCCATCGTCGTGGGCGAACTTGGACTGTCGGGCGAGGTCCGCTCCGTGAGCCTTTTAGAGCAAAGGCTCAAGGAAGCCCGCCGCCTAGGCATGACCGAAGCGGTGGTCCCCGCCGGGGGGCGCCTCCCTAGCGAAACCTCTGGCATGAAAATCGTGCAGGTTCACACGCTCTCCGAAGCCGTCAACTGGCTGATTGATAAAAAGTAA
- a CDS encoding BamA/TamA family outer membrane protein, with the protein MKKIALLLLFAFVALFAEGDKHPWYLNIRGNKAFSNFQLEEQLDVPEEFGMMDTTKQDFMMRLSLENIKALYYSRGYYSLDISMDIQRDIISADSSVRGYFIDIRDGERYRFNGVKLIVPPEHKLDIDTSSLNTSQDHYYNHEDIAEDMEDIQKAYRHEGYLHTTLSSVELIDTTQKKIYVEITIDPGVKVMMGNMMSTSHRSRDKRNKQNDTASEAGLTDTAWLSSLWKIPKGEIIDGNQYHSFRSKLYSTQLFTQIKMSDSLREDGLSDVHLEATERVPGETRYGFFYEETYGFGAHARARHKNFFGHFHEFSTGAQIAQHKQEASVGYANPLLFGTSFSFIPTAIRFEDRLILNHEKTKPPAYPDSTEERNEIINRGDLTFGITKHIRFRNTIDTRYVRKNEDKLFKLKGEIALTFDYTDDYFNPVKGIRLAPTVGAGSNWNGNLKKLTMVGNPYSYGELTVNLYHPIFWTFNGAVSGSVGKFFAKAIEDDARVFYQGGSRSVRGYRFRSIFASDTTYSSDVDKDGQTVVDTVINTGLTPMYYRLNEEIRWTFPWKGWRHWQLVQFYDWTRVMDNERDVYEEAEKESLGLGIRYRWQFLTFRLDYAFKKDLSNWDMENFATGRFAFDLSQTF; encoded by the coding sequence ATGAAAAAGATAGCCCTGCTCCTCCTATTTGCTTTTGTAGCCTTGTTTGCCGAAGGGGATAAACACCCCTGGTACCTGAACATCCGAGGGAACAAGGCCTTCTCGAATTTCCAGCTGGAAGAACAGCTGGACGTTCCCGAAGAATTCGGCATGATGGACACCACCAAGCAAGACTTCATGATGCGTCTTTCCTTGGAAAACATCAAGGCCCTGTATTATTCTCGCGGATACTACAGTCTCGATATTTCGATGGATATCCAGCGCGACATTATTTCGGCAGACAGTTCCGTCCGCGGTTACTTTATCGACATTCGCGACGGTGAACGTTACCGGTTTAACGGAGTCAAGCTGATTGTGCCCCCCGAACATAAGCTGGACATAGACACCTCGAGCCTGAATACCTCTCAGGACCATTACTACAACCACGAAGATATCGCCGAAGACATGGAAGACATTCAAAAGGCGTACCGCCACGAAGGATACCTCCATACGACATTGTCTTCGGTGGAACTGATTGACACCACGCAGAAAAAGATTTATGTCGAAATAACGATTGATCCCGGCGTCAAGGTGATGATGGGAAACATGATGAGTACTAGCCACCGCTCTCGCGACAAGAGGAACAAGCAAAACGATACCGCAAGCGAGGCGGGACTTACCGATACGGCATGGCTTTCGTCTCTTTGGAAAATTCCGAAGGGTGAAATCATTGACGGTAACCAGTACCACTCTTTCCGTTCGAAACTTTATTCAACGCAGCTGTTCACCCAAATTAAGATGAGCGATTCCCTTCGCGAAGACGGGCTGTCGGACGTGCACCTCGAGGCAACAGAACGTGTTCCCGGAGAAACCCGCTACGGATTCTTCTACGAAGAAACTTACGGGTTCGGCGCCCATGCCCGCGCGCGGCACAAGAATTTCTTTGGACACTTCCATGAATTTTCGACAGGCGCTCAGATTGCCCAGCACAAGCAGGAAGCATCCGTCGGTTACGCGAACCCGCTCCTGTTCGGGACATCTTTCAGCTTTATTCCGACAGCTATTCGTTTTGAAGACCGACTCATTTTGAACCACGAAAAAACGAAACCGCCTGCATACCCCGACAGCACCGAAGAACGCAACGAAATCATCAACCGAGGCGACCTCACATTCGGCATTACAAAGCATATCCGATTCCGTAACACCATCGATACGCGTTACGTCCGCAAGAACGAAGACAAACTTTTCAAGTTGAAGGGCGAAATCGCACTGACCTTCGACTACACCGATGACTACTTTAACCCGGTGAAGGGCATTCGCCTTGCACCGACAGTTGGCGCGGGGTCTAACTGGAACGGTAACCTGAAAAAGCTGACGATGGTCGGGAACCCCTATTCGTACGGAGAACTCACCGTCAACTTGTACCATCCGATATTCTGGACATTCAACGGAGCCGTGAGCGGAAGCGTCGGAAAATTTTTCGCGAAGGCCATCGAAGATGACGCCCGCGTATTCTACCAGGGTGGTTCACGTTCTGTACGCGGTTACCGATTCCGCAGTATTTTCGCAAGTGATACGACCTACTCTTCCGATGTCGACAAGGACGGACAAACGGTCGTCGATACGGTTATCAACACGGGACTTACCCCGATGTACTACAGGCTCAACGAAGAAATCCGCTGGACGTTCCCCTGGAAAGGCTGGCGCCACTGGCAGCTGGTACAGTTCTACGACTGGACGCGCGTGATGGATAACGAAAGAGACGTGTACGAAGAAGCCGAAAAAGAAAGCCTTGGACTCGGCATTCGCTACCGTTGGCAGTTCCTGACGTTTAGACTGGATTATGCGTTCAAGAAGGACTTGAGCAACTGGGACATGGAAAACTTTGCTACGGGCAGATTCGCATTCGACCTGTCGCAAACGTTCTAA
- a CDS encoding ABC transporter ATP-binding protein produces MESSPLHPLVTLESVTFRYPKSGADALLGVSLEIPRGSFFALLGPNGAGKTTLLRLLCGRFANFAGQLEIAADVRGTNGFLNPLACGILLENPGIYPKLSIAEYIDYFVGFYAAQSDLRNKASVRECVAGLAKKLDLPSLETRMSALSLGNRQKVQLLRAMAPSPKLLILDEPVANLDPMSRETVWSLLAEWRKEEGGTAIVCSHILAEMEDEATDYAIIDRGRMLKSGRVADLASESATFKVSTAAGVTLEQVRSALAVAGLAAIVNSASSNLANVYRDVVDRRV; encoded by the coding sequence ATGGAATCGTCACCGTTGCATCCGCTGGTTACGCTCGAATCAGTGACATTCCGTTATCCTAAATCGGGGGCGGACGCCCTCTTGGGCGTTTCGCTTGAAATTCCGCGAGGAAGTTTCTTTGCGTTGCTGGGGCCGAATGGGGCTGGAAAGACAACGCTTTTGCGGCTTCTTTGTGGACGCTTTGCAAATTTTGCGGGGCAACTTGAAATTGCCGCAGATGTTCGCGGTACAAACGGTTTCCTGAATCCGCTCGCTTGCGGAATCTTGCTCGAGAATCCGGGAATTTATCCGAAACTCTCCATCGCAGAATACATCGATTACTTTGTCGGCTTTTATGCGGCGCAGAGTGATTTGCGGAATAAGGCTTCTGTGCGCGAATGTGTTGCAGGCCTAGCCAAGAAACTGGACCTGCCTTCTCTTGAAACCCGGATGTCTGCCCTTTCGTTGGGGAACCGCCAGAAGGTGCAGCTGCTTCGTGCCATGGCGCCTTCGCCAAAGCTTTTGATCCTTGATGAACCGGTCGCAAATCTCGATCCGATGTCCCGCGAAACGGTGTGGTCGCTGCTTGCCGAATGGCGAAAAGAAGAAGGAGGCACGGCGATTGTCTGTTCGCACATCCTTGCCGAAATGGAAGATGAAGCAACGGATTATGCCATTATCGACCGTGGCCGAATGCTGAAAAGCGGGCGAGTGGCCGACCTCGCCTCTGAATCCGCGACTTTCAAGGTTTCAACCGCTGCCGGAGTGACCTTGGAACAGGTGCGCTCCGCTCTTGCTGTTGCGGGGCTTGCGGCGATTGTGAACTCCGCTTCTTCAAACCTTGCGAATGTTTATCGGGATGTAGTTGATCGCCGAGTTTAG
- a CDS encoding carbohydrate-binding protein: MECLKVSLGAALSLVAVSAVSAFAGPITTVPWNGHKGAATFTFDDGLNSQTKNLTFLDNIPEAKVTFFVCTGTMGFSSNAQPHLSYAEKGHEIGNHTKTHANLTQSSNVSGEIGDAAKALRDMGLEATAMATPNCAQNGPVKDAINQEHFISRSCGGAGMTKWDSEPDWMEVSSNIWPDNGGSVANFKNSLDQAATNGQWQVQLFHGVGGDWYVISPEDIKTLIEYAVQKDLWVGTFSAVGAYLRAHFMIDKATATNTSSGFKVTWTSPHAHMPKSVPLRVKIQGAQGQTVSQKGKEVKPNSDGTYTIEFMALELEVSGEPIEVKPFKGAIEVPGTLEAENYDTYAYSDADGKSDETGYRSDDAGIVKAGDGYALGYTSADDYFEYTLDVKSAGKYKLIINGATGNSTASSVTVSVGDKKVQTEIPSKGDWETYSEVEAGELELAAGKQTLRLTINTNYINVDWIKFVADGGTTGMVQNSAFNAGSTMLRCQVFDMTGQLVKSTNVMAGSAGEAWNGVKSGLQNGTYIMRYGEVGKSPRIVQVRK; this comes from the coding sequence ATGGAATGTTTGAAGGTTTCGCTTGGCGCGGCGTTGTCGCTTGTTGCCGTTTCTGCTGTTTCCGCTTTCGCCGGCCCTATTACGACGGTTCCCTGGAATGGGCACAAGGGGGCGGCCACGTTCACGTTCGATGACGGGCTTAATTCTCAGACAAAAAACTTGACTTTCTTGGATAACATTCCCGAAGCCAAGGTGACTTTCTTTGTCTGCACGGGCACGATGGGCTTTTCGAGTAATGCGCAACCTCACTTGAGTTATGCGGAAAAAGGGCATGAAATCGGGAACCATACAAAGACGCATGCCAATTTGACGCAGTCCAGCAATGTCTCGGGTGAAATCGGCGATGCGGCCAAGGCCCTGCGCGATATGGGGCTCGAAGCGACGGCTATGGCAACTCCCAACTGCGCTCAGAATGGACCGGTCAAGGACGCAATCAATCAGGAACATTTTATTTCGCGTTCCTGTGGTGGAGCGGGCATGACCAAGTGGGATTCCGAACCGGACTGGATGGAAGTTTCTTCCAACATTTGGCCCGACAACGGGGGGAGTGTTGCAAACTTCAAGAATAGCCTTGACCAGGCGGCAACCAATGGGCAGTGGCAGGTGCAGCTGTTCCACGGGGTCGGTGGGGACTGGTATGTTATTTCGCCGGAAGACATCAAGACCTTAATCGAATACGCCGTGCAGAAAGATTTGTGGGTCGGAACTTTTTCGGCGGTAGGGGCCTATCTGCGAGCCCACTTCATGATTGATAAGGCGACTGCAACGAATACTTCTAGCGGATTCAAGGTTACCTGGACATCACCGCATGCGCACATGCCAAAAAGCGTGCCGCTGCGTGTAAAGATTCAGGGTGCCCAGGGACAGACCGTGAGTCAGAAGGGCAAAGAGGTCAAGCCGAATTCCGATGGCACGTACACCATCGAATTCATGGCGCTTGAGCTTGAAGTTTCAGGCGAACCTATCGAAGTCAAGCCGTTCAAGGGTGCGATTGAAGTTCCAGGAACTCTCGAAGCCGAAAACTACGACACCTATGCTTACAGCGATGCTGACGGCAAGAGTGACGAAACGGGCTACCGCAGTGACGATGCGGGAATCGTGAAGGCGGGTGATGGTTACGCGCTTGGCTATACCTCTGCAGACGATTACTTTGAATACACGCTCGATGTGAAATCTGCTGGCAAGTACAAATTAATCATCAACGGTGCAACGGGCAACTCTACGGCATCCAGCGTGACGGTGTCCGTGGGCGACAAGAAGGTGCAAACCGAAATTCCTTCCAAGGGCGACTGGGAAACTTATTCCGAAGTCGAGGCGGGCGAGTTGGAACTTGCGGCAGGCAAGCAGACGCTTCGCCTCACCATCAACACGAACTACATCAACGTGGACTGGATCAAGTTCGTTGCGGATGGCGGTACGACTGGTATGGTGCAAAATTCTGCTTTCAATGCGGGCTCGACGATGCTTCGCTGCCAGGTGTTCGATATGACCGGGCAACTGGTGAAATCCACTAACGTAATGGCCGGCTCGGCAGGCGAGGCCTGGAACGGTGTGAAGTCGGGACTCCAAAACGGAACCTACATCATGCGTTACGGCGAGGTAGGAAAAAGCCCGCGTATCGTCCAGGTGCGTAAGTAG
- the glyA gene encoding serine hydroxymethyltransferase, with amino-acid sequence MLKSTLQQTDPEIYNIIQEEAERQEYGIELIASENYTSKAVMEAMGSVLTNKYSEGYVGKRYYGGNEVIDKMEALAIERCKKLFGCDHVNIQPLSGSPANAAVYFAVLKPGDKVLGLKLDHGGHLSHGHPVNFSGMLYNFVQYEVDKETGRIDMDKVREIALREKPKMILAGFSAYSRNLDWKRFKEIADEVGALTMADISHVAGLIAGKAIDSPVPYFDIVTTTTHKTLRGPRSAIIMCKDRTIQKMVKGELKEVSLAKEIDKGVFPGMQGGPHDHINAGKAVAFLEALQPEFQTYAKNVIKNAQAMCAEMQKLGYKVISDGTDNHLIVVDMTSKGVSGKEAEVAMEKVGISCSRSTIPFDPRKPMDPSGVRLGTAAITTRGFDEEDTREVARIIDRAIQAKDDEAALKKIREDIVALCKKHPLYK; translated from the coding sequence ATGCTCAAATCTACACTGCAACAGACCGATCCGGAAATCTACAACATCATCCAGGAAGAAGCCGAACGCCAGGAATATGGCATCGAACTCATCGCTTCCGAAAACTACACCTCCAAGGCAGTCATGGAAGCCATGGGTTCCGTGCTGACCAACAAGTACAGCGAAGGCTATGTTGGCAAGCGCTACTACGGTGGTAACGAAGTGATCGACAAGATGGAAGCTCTGGCCATCGAACGTTGCAAGAAGCTCTTTGGTTGCGACCACGTGAACATCCAGCCGCTGTCCGGTTCTCCGGCCAACGCTGCCGTGTACTTCGCCGTCCTCAAACCGGGCGACAAGGTCCTCGGCCTCAAGCTCGACCACGGTGGACACCTTTCTCACGGCCATCCGGTGAACTTCTCCGGTATGCTCTACAACTTCGTGCAGTACGAAGTCGATAAGGAAACTGGCCGCATCGACATGGACAAGGTCCGCGAAATCGCTCTCCGCGAAAAGCCGAAGATGATCCTCGCCGGTTTCTCTGCCTACAGCCGTAACCTCGACTGGAAGCGCTTCAAGGAAATCGCTGACGAAGTCGGCGCCCTCACGATGGCCGACATTTCTCACGTCGCTGGCCTCATCGCTGGCAAGGCTATTGATTCTCCGGTGCCGTATTTCGACATCGTCACCACCACGACCCACAAGACTCTCCGTGGCCCGCGTTCCGCTATCATCATGTGCAAGGACCGCACCATCCAGAAGATGGTGAAGGGCGAACTCAAGGAAGTTTCTTTGGCCAAGGAAATCGACAAGGGCGTGTTCCCGGGCATGCAGGGTGGTCCGCATGACCACATCAACGCCGGTAAGGCCGTTGCATTCCTCGAAGCTCTCCAGCCGGAATTCCAGACCTACGCCAAGAACGTCATCAAGAACGCTCAGGCTATGTGCGCCGAAATGCAGAAGCTCGGCTACAAGGTCATCAGCGATGGCACCGACAACCACCTCATCGTGGTGGACATGACCTCCAAGGGCGTTTCCGGTAAGGAAGCCGAAGTGGCCATGGAAAAGGTCGGCATCTCCTGCAGCCGTTCTACCATCCCGTTCGATCCGCGCAAGCCGATGGATCCGTCCGGTGTGCGTCTCGGTACTGCCGCTATCACGACCCGTGGCTTCGACGAAGAAGACACCCGCGAAGTGGCTCGTATCATCGACCGCGCTATCCAGGCTAAGGACGACGAAGCCGCTCTCAAGAAGATCCGCGAAGACATCGTCGCTCTCTGCAAGAAGCACCCGCTTTATAAGTAA
- a CDS encoding glycosyl hydrolase family 8: MKNLSIALLMGAAAAFAAEPQTYAGTFFDENGAYFGPDCDTDGKQSTGAYYTGNYESPFKKYLGKTDEEIQKKLDDLWNHYFKGDNDSKVYFENNDGAYIEDINNSDARSEGMSYGMMIAVQTNHKEEFDKLWKWTKTHMWHNPATGGDGYFSWSVYPSGGSKDQGNAPDGEMYFMMSLLFAANRWNDEGYMKDAQAILKACWKGNGNSLFNEQSYIVTFQPTNGNNSWSDPSYSLPVFVDLFSRWSETNNDKWTKATSATRDHLYKSSNTKSGLFSDYNNFDGTPHSVSFNNDATNYMYDAMRCAMNFGMDYYLFGVDAERETEMAKRIIDFFEKDGYKHARFTWEGNPIGGDGYTSGEKGANAVATYALMNDASYEAAIKKNLEMAWNESFMTGRYRYYDGLVHYLAMLHLTGSFKIWKPQPTAAEKTIEPTEINGVSYKEGDKIDYFEGCKLYKATVTKGAPDNDAIAPTLGLNRNVRVWSTNNSIYVENAPAGSKVTVTDVNGRVLKASRMNSTSQEIRLNNTGVMLVLVGNKAYRVTK; the protein is encoded by the coding sequence ATGAAAAATTTGTCGATTGCTCTGCTGATGGGTGCAGCAGCTGCATTTGCAGCCGAACCTCAGACCTACGCAGGCACGTTCTTCGACGAAAATGGCGCGTATTTCGGCCCGGACTGCGATACCGACGGAAAACAGTCTACAGGCGCTTACTACACCGGTAATTACGAAAGCCCGTTCAAAAAATATCTGGGCAAAACTGACGAAGAAATCCAGAAAAAATTGGATGACCTTTGGAACCATTATTTCAAGGGCGACAACGATAGCAAAGTCTATTTTGAAAATAATGATGGCGCTTATATTGAAGACATTAATAACTCTGATGCCCGTTCCGAAGGTATGTCTTACGGCATGATGATTGCTGTGCAGACTAACCACAAAGAAGAATTCGACAAACTTTGGAAGTGGACCAAAACCCACATGTGGCATAACCCTGCAACCGGTGGCGATGGCTATTTTTCTTGGTCCGTTTACCCCAGTGGCGGATCGAAAGACCAGGGAAACGCACCTGATGGCGAAATGTATTTCATGATGTCGCTTTTGTTTGCGGCGAACCGCTGGAACGACGAAGGCTACATGAAGGATGCACAGGCTATCCTCAAGGCTTGCTGGAAAGGCAATGGCAATTCCTTGTTCAACGAACAGTCCTATATCGTGACCTTCCAGCCGACTAACGGTAACAACTCCTGGTCCGACCCGTCTTACAGCTTGCCGGTGTTTGTGGACCTGTTCTCTCGCTGGTCCGAAACCAATAACGACAAGTGGACTAAGGCGACTTCTGCCACTCGCGATCACTTGTACAAGTCTTCTAACACGAAGTCCGGTTTGTTCTCCGATTACAACAACTTTGACGGAACTCCGCACTCCGTTTCCTTTAACAACGATGCCACAAATTACATGTACGACGCTATGCGTTGCGCCATGAACTTCGGCATGGACTACTATCTGTTCGGTGTCGATGCAGAACGCGAAACCGAAATGGCAAAGCGCATCATCGACTTCTTCGAAAAGGATGGCTACAAGCACGCCCGCTTCACTTGGGAAGGCAATCCGATTGGCGGCGACGGCTATACTTCGGGCGAAAAGGGTGCAAACGCTGTTGCAACTTATGCTTTGATGAATGATGCTAGCTACGAAGCCGCCATCAAGAAGAATCTGGAAATGGCCTGGAACGAAAGTTTCATGACGGGTCGTTACCGCTACTACGATGGCCTGGTGCACTACCTCGCCATGCTCCACTTGACCGGCAGCTTCAAGATTTGGAAACCGCAGCCGACCGCCGCAGAAAAGACCATCGAACCGACCGAAATCAACGGTGTCTCTTACAAGGAAGGCGACAAGATCGATTACTTTGAAGGTTGCAAGCTCTACAAGGCGACTGTTACCAAGGGTGCTCCGGATAACGATGCGATTGCGCCTACTCTCGGTTTGAACAGGAACGTCCGCGTTTGGTCGACCAACAATTCCATCTATGTCGAAAACGCTCCAGCAGGTTCCAAGGTGACTGTTACCGACGTGAATGGCCGCGTTTTGAAGGCTTCGAGAATGAATTCCACTTCGCAGGAAATTCGCCTGAACAATACCGGTGTCATGCTGGTGCTTGTCGGCAATAAGGCCTATAGGGTTACAAAGTAA
- a CDS encoding Hpt domain-containing protein produces the protein MITIEKLNAFGANAAEGLARCFGNESLYLKLVATIPGDSVFEKLRQKLDLKDLDGAFEAAHALKGVLGNLSLTPLYEPTVEITELLRKRSDVDYSAMLAKVLEKKEELGRLCAE, from the coding sequence ATGATCACCATCGAAAAGCTGAATGCTTTCGGCGCGAACGCTGCCGAAGGTCTCGCTCGTTGTTTTGGTAATGAATCGCTGTACCTGAAATTGGTTGCGACGATTCCCGGAGATTCTGTTTTCGAAAAGCTCCGTCAAAAGCTTGATCTCAAGGACCTTGACGGTGCTTTCGAAGCGGCCCACGCCCTAAAGGGAGTTCTCGGAAACCTGTCTTTGACGCCACTTTACGAGCCTACCGTAGAAATAACGGAACTTTTGCGCAAGCGTTCTGACGTGGACTATAGTGCTATGCTTGCAAAAGTGCTAGAAAAAAAGGAGGAACTTGGCAGGCTTTGTGCCGAGTAG